CTCGAAGGCGCGCACCGCCTCGTCATCGAGGACGTCGACCCCCGACGGCTCGACCACGACGATCTGCGCCACCGCGCCGGTCGGCGTCAGGCTGACGCGCAGGCGCGTGACCCGGGTCTTGACCCCGTAGACCGCGCCGGTCGGATCGTGGCGGCGCCACAGCTCGATCGGGTGCCACTGCTGATGGACCGCGCGCTTGAGCCGGTTGAAGAACGACGCGTGCACCCACTGCCGCGCGTTGAGCGCGGTCTCGTCGCCGTCGGCCACGTCGACGGCGTCGACCGAGCCGCCGCCGAGCGCGCGCTCGAGCAGCTCACGGCGCGGACGCAGATCGAGCGGGGCCCCGGCCCGGCCGCCGTCGCCGCCGTCGCCGTCGCCGCCGCCGTGCTCCGCGACCGCCGCGGTCGCCGCGCGCGCGAACGCGCCGTCGCCGCGCCGCGGGGCCAGGCCATCGCCGGGCGCCGCGCGCGCGCCGTCGAGCACGCCCTGGCGGCGGGCCTCCTGCACTAGCGCGGCCGGCGTCATCGCGCCCGGCGTGGCCGCGGCGCCGCGGCTGCCCGGTCGCCCCGCGGCGCTGGGCGCGGCGGGCTCCGGCGGTAGCTCGTCGAGCGCCGGGTGATCGGCGCCGGCGGCGGCGCGCCGGGTGATCGGCGCGCGATCGGACCCGCGCGCGACGGTCTCGCGCGCGACGGTCACGTCGTACTCCGACACGAACCGGGCGCGCTCCGGCGCCAGCTCGAGGTCGGGGCGGGCCTGCTCGATCACCTGGGCGTCGGGTCGCGGTCGGTTGACCGTCCGCTCGACCTCGGCCGCGTGCTCGGCGGCGCGCTCGGCCTGGGCCTGCTCGAACGCGCGCTGGGCCTCGGGCGTGACGCTCGCCAGGAGCGGCTCGGGATCGATCTGGGCCAGCTCCGCGGGGTCGAAGGTCGCCAGCTCGACCGGCACCGCCGCCAGCGTGCGCGCGTGGCACGACGCCAGATCGCTGCGCAGCCGCACGTCGAGCTCGGCCAGGCATCGCCGCCCGTCGTCGATCCACGGCGCGGCGCACGCGAGCACGGCCACGCTCGCCGCCAGGAGCGCGCGGCCATCGCACGACGGCGCGAGCGGCGCCAGGTCGACCGCGCGCCCGCGACCGCCGCCGAGCCCGCCCCAGCCGCCGATCTCGACCACGGTGGCCGCGCCCAGCACCGCGGCGTGGGCGCCACCGGCGAGCGCGACCGCGACGGCGGTCGAGCCGACGCGACGACGCACGCGGACAGCAGGCGTCCCCATGGCTCGCCGAGCATAACGCCGCGCATGGACCGCACACGCACAATCGTCACGTCGCGCCCCGCCCCGCCGAGCTACTGGATCATCGGGCTCTTGAACGTGTACGGGATGCGCACGCGCAGCGCCGCGCGCCCGCCCAGCAACGCCGACGGCACCGGCCCCAGCCGCGCCACGGCCTTGAGCGCGTCGGTGACCTCGCGATCGAACGCGCCGTGGCCGCTGGTCGCGTGCAGCCCGATCTCGGCGAAGCTGCCGTCGGCCAGCAGCACCAGCGACGCCACGACCCGGCCCGAGGTCATCGACAGCGCGAGCTCATGCGGATACTCGACCCGCCGATCGAGCCGGCGGAACAGCTCGAGGAAGTACGGATCGCGCCGCGACGCGTAGGTCGGCGCGCCGTCGTCGCCCGCCGGCGCCTCGGCCCGGGACGCGGCGGTGCCCGGCCCCCAGCCGTCCGGCGCCACGCCCGGGGCCGCCAGCCCGCGC
This is a stretch of genomic DNA from Myxococcales bacterium. It encodes these proteins:
- a CDS encoding energy transducer TonB, which encodes MGTPAVRVRRRVGSTAVAVALAGGAHAAVLGAATVVEIGGWGGLGGGRGRAVDLAPLAPSCDGRALLAASVAVLACAAPWIDDGRRCLAELDVRLRSDLASCHARTLAAVPVELATFDPAELAQIDPEPLLASVTPEAQRAFEQAQAERAAEHAAEVERTVNRPRPDAQVIEQARPDLELAPERARFVSEYDVTVARETVARGSDRAPITRRAAAGADHPALDELPPEPAAPSAAGRPGSRGAAATPGAMTPAALVQEARRQGVLDGARAAPGDGLAPRRGDGAFARAATAAVAEHGGGDGDGGDGGRAGAPLDLRPRRELLERALGGGSVDAVDVADGDETALNARQWVHASFFNRLKRAVHQQWHPIELWRRHDPTGAVYGVKTRVTRLRVSLTPTGAVAQIVVVEPSGVDVLDDEAVRAFETAQPFANPPAALIGGDGRITFVFGFHLEVGGVRTEWQLFR